The region GGCAAGGTCGGCATGATGGGCGTGTCGTACAACGGCACGCTGCCCAACGCCGTGGCGTCCACGGGCGTGCGCGGCCTGGAGGCCATCGTGCCGATCGCGGCCATCTCCAGCTGGTACGACTACTACCGCGCCGACGGTGCCGTGGTCGCGCCGGGCACGTACCAGGGCGAGGACCTGGACGTGCTCGCGGAGTACGTCTACACGCGTGAAGACCGCGAGATCTGCAAGCCGATCATCGCCGAGGTCGCGAAGAAGCAGGACCGGGTCACCGGCGACTACAGCGCGTTCTGGGACGAGCGGAACTACGTCAAGGACGCCCACAAGGTCCGTGCGGCGGTGCTCGCCGTGCACGGCCTGAGCGACTGGAACGTCAAGACCAAGCACGTCGCGCAGTGGTACGAGGCGCTGCGGCGCAACGGCGTCGACCACAAGATCTGGCTGCACCAGTCCGGTCACACCGACCCCGACACGCTGCGGTCGGTGGAGTGGCGGCGGACGATCAACAAGTGGTTCAGCCACTACCTGTACGGGCTCGACAACGGCATCGAGAAGGAGCCGAAGTCGACCATCCAGCGCGAGGACCGCAAGACGTGGACCGACGAGGCCGACTGGCCCGCCCCGGGCACGTCCAAGGCAAAGCTGTACCCGTGGGCCGGAGGTTCCGCCAAGGGTGCGCTGAAGTCGTCGTCGGTGCCCGGCAGGCCCGTCGTGGAGTCGCTGCGGGACGACTCGTCCAAGCTCGCCGAGGACTTGGTCGACCTGCCCAGCTCCGGTAACCGGCTCTCTTACGCGACCCGTGCGTCGGCCACGCCGCTGCGGCTGTCCGGCACGCCTCGCGTGGAGCTGTCCGTGTCGTTCGACCAGCCCGCGGCCAACGTGACCGCGCTGTTGATCGACCGCGCGCCGGACGGGACCAGCCACGTGATCACGCGTGGGTGGACCGACCCGCAGAACCGCAACGGGCAGTCCAAGTCGAAGCCCATCACGCCGGGGCGCACGTACCGGATCGACGTGGAGTTGCAGCCGCAGGACTACATCGTGCCCGCCGGGCACACGGTGGAGTTCGTGCTGGTCTCCAGCGACTACGACTACACGTTGCGGCCCAAGCCGGGCGCGGGGTTGTCCATCGATCTCACGTCCACGACCGTGGAACTCCCCGTGGTCGGCGGGCCTGCGGCACTGCGTCGTTCAGTCGGTTAGCAAGTAATTCACCAGGGGGCTACCTGGTGAGTCTTCCACTTTGGCGGCTGGGCGTGGTCGGATCGCCACACCCAGTCGTCAAGGAGGTTGGCTGATGCGCCGTGTGCTCGCAACGGTTCTCGTCGCGCCGCTGATCGGTCTCGCCCTCACGCCGGGCCAGGCCGCGGCGGCCCCGAACTTCCAGCTCCCGTTTCCGTGCAACCAGGTGTGGGAGGGTCAGACCCGCACCAACCACAGTCCCGCGAACTCGGTCGACTTCAACCGTGCGAACGACGACGGTGACCCGGTCGTCGCGTCCGCCGCGGGCACCGTGACCAGGGTCGCGAACGAGGGCAGCACCAGCTACGGCCGGTGGGTCGAGATCGACCACGGCGGCGGCTGGCGGACCCGGTACGCGCACCTGTCCGCCCAGCGGGTGACCGTGGGGCAGTCGGTCCGGCTCGGGCAGTCGATCGGCAACGTCGGGACCACCGGGGGATCGACCGGGCCGCACCTGCACTACGAGCAGAGGCTCAACGGTGTGGACCAGAAGGCGAAGTTCAACGGGACCCTGGCGTACTACTGGGGCTCGCGCAGCTACACGAGCCGCAACTCGTGCAGCGGCGTCGACGGGACCGTCGGGACCACCAGCGGTGCCGCGGTGACCATCCGCTCCGGTCCGGGGACGGGTTATGCGGCGGTCGGCTCGGTGGCGAGCGGTGCCTCGGTGACGATCCGGTGCCAGGCCAAGGGCGAGTCGATCACCGGCAAGTACGGCACCACGGTGTGGTGGGACCAGATCGGTTCCGGGTACATCTCGGACGCTTACGTGTACACGGGCTCCGATGGTCAGGTCGCGCCCAGCTGCTGACGCTCTTTATCCATCATTCTTCGCTTCCCCTTACGCACTCCGTGGCGTGAGGGGGAGTTTTTTATGCTTTAGGGCACCGCGCCGAATTGGCCAATTGCGCCAAGCGTCATTCGATCGGGTTGCAATGGTGGCCAACCCCCGATTCCTCCGACAAAATCAATGCCATGACAACCCCCACCAAGCCCAGTCACCTCCGCACCCCGGGCGACGTGATCGCCGCCCTGCCCTACCTGCTCGGCTTCCACCCGGCCGATTCCCTGGTCCTGCTGGTCCTGGAGGGCGGCTCGATCGCGCAGACCCTGCGCCTCGACCTGCCCGCCACCCGGAACGACCGCAGGGTCGCCGACGAGCTGGCCCTGTCCTTACGAGGTCGCCCACACACGCACGCCGTGGCCGTGGTCGTCGGCGGTGGCCGCGGCGACCCACCCGAGCTGCTGCCGCGTGAGCACCTCGTGGAGGAGCTGACGGCGTCCCTGGGCTACGTGGGCGTCCGCGTCACGTGCGCCGCATGGTCGCCGGCCACCGCGAAGGGCTCGCCCTGGCTCAGCTACCACGACCTGGGCGACCAAGGCGTGGTCCCGGACCCGGCGACGACCACCATCGCCGCCAGGGCGGTGGCGCAGGGCCTGGTCACCCACCGGGACCGGGAAACCCTGGCCGCCACCCTCACCCCGGACCCGCCGGAAGCCCTGTCCCGCCGCTCCGCGCTGCTGGACAAGGCGGCGGCGGAGGCCGAGATCGGCGAGACCGAGGACTCCGCGACCATGGTCCGGCACCGGACCTTGGTGAAGGCCGAGGTGGCACGGGCCCGGTCCCGGACGAATCCGCTGACCGACCAGGAGGTCGCCGACCTGGCCTACGCGCTGTCCGACCCGTGGGTGCGCGACGCCAGCCTCGCCGACGCGATCAGCGACCATGCCGAGGCGGCCGAACGCCTGTGGATAGAACTGACCAGGGCCAGCCCCACGCCGGAACGAGCCGAGCCCGCCGCACTGCTGGCGTTCTCGGCCTACATCCGGGGCGACGGAGCCCTGGCCCTGATGGCGATGGACCGCGCCGAAGAAGCGATGCCCGGCCACCGCCTGACGGTCCTGCTCCGCACCGCCCTGGAAAACGGAATGCCACCCTCCACCGTCAAAGGCCTGGCCGAACGAGCCGCAGCCGCCGACTGGATCCCCAAACCCGACCCAGACCCACCCCTGGCAACCCCTCACCCCGACACCCCAGACCCGCCAACCCCCTAAATTTGCCCACCCGCTCACCAGCCGCCCGCGCACCCACGTCATTTCGCTCCGCGATTCCTCGTCCACCCACGGCGGGCCCACATCGCAATTCCCGTCGACGCACCGTTCAGACCCAACCACCGGAATTCGACCGTCGTTCCGCGTCCCGGGGCGGAGTCGCTCGGTCCCGGACAATCCTGGGCGCTGTCTCGGTCCGGACGGAAAGGTGACCGACCGCGCCGGTTCGCCGCCGGCAATCGGCATTCCGGCGGGCGACTCCGCACGACAGCCAGGCCAGGACCTTGATCAATCAGTCGATAGGTGTGGTACCGGGTGCAGAACGCATTCCACCGTGGCCGGGGTCGTGGGCGCGGCGGTGGTCAGTGGCCGATGGTGACGCCGGACCAGTAGATCGTGGTGCCGGTGCGCAGTCCTCGGTGGTCGCGCAGGACGTCGAAGTCGGCGGTGAACCCGCTGCCGTCGGCTCGGGTGCCGCGCAGGTGGAGCACGGTGGTGCTGTTCCCCGCCTGACGGGTTCCGATGACCTCGGGGCGGTCTTGGCCGGGGAACTGGCCGGCTTGGGTGGCTCCTAGGAGGAGGTTCCGGCAGATGCCCGGCATTGCGGCGGCGGACTCGCACAGGGCGGCGTGGCTGCCGGTCCGGACTTGGTGCACCACGTCGTCCAGCACGGCTTCGGCTTCGGCACGGCTTGGGGGATCGGGGTGGTCGGCGCGGGTGAGTGCCGCGTAGCCGCCGATCAGCAGGGCCACGCCGAGGGCCGTTGCGACGGTGGCGACGGTCGCGGTGGCGACGGGCGGTCGTCGTCGGGGGTGCCATACGGGTGCCACGGGGGTGCCGCCTTCGTCGCAATCGTTTGCGGGGCGCGGGGCGCGGGGCGCGGGCGCCGGGTCCGGGCGGCCTCGCGTGCGGGCGGCGGCGGTGTCGGCCCCGCTGTGGGCGGGGCCGACACCGGTCGGGTGATGGGTGTTACAGGAGCTCCGGGCGTCGCCAGGGCTCGTCCAGGACGTGTTCGGCCAGGAAGGAGTAGATGGTCTCGTACCAGACCTTGGCGTTGCCGGGGGTCAGGACCCAGTGGTTCTCGGTCGGGTAGTACAGGAACTTCGCCTGCACGCCGTGGCGCACCAGGTCGAAGTACAGGCGCTGCCCCTCGCCGATCGGGACCCGGTAGTCCTTGTCGCCGTGGATCACCAGTACCGGGGTCTTGATGTCCGCGGCCCGCAGGTGCGGCGAGTTCGCCCGCACCCGCTCCTGCTGGCGCAGCGGGTCGCCCATCTCGCGGATCCAGTAGTACGAGTCGTCCGTGGTCCCGGTGAACGCGTCCAGGTGCCACAGCGACGCGTGCGTCACGATCGCCCGGAACCGGTCGGTCTGGGTGGCGATCCAGTTCGCCATGTACCCGCCGAACGACCCGCCCATGGCGGCCGTGCGGCTGTCGTCGATGTCGTCGCGGTGGACGGCCACGTCGGTGATCGCCATCAGGTCCGTGTACGGCTTCGCGCCCCAGCTGCCCCAGCCGGCGGCGATGAACTCCGGGCCGTAGCCGGTCGACAGGGCCGGGTCGGGGAGCAGGACCGCGTAGCCCTTGGCGGCCATCAGCCACGGGTTCCAGCGCCAGCTCCAGCCGTTCCAGCTCATCACCGGGCCGCCGTGCACCCACAGCAGCAGCGGCGCGGGCTGGTCGGCGGAGCAGCCGGTGGGCAGGACCAGCCACGCGCGGACCGTGCGGCCGTCCTCGACGACCGTCTCGATCTCGGTCAGCGTCCCGGGCAGTGACTCGACCCGGCCGGGAGCGGGCAGGACGACGGGCTCCTGCTCCGGGGTGGCCAGGTCCAGGCGCACCGGCTGGGCGGGCTGGTCGACGGCGTTGCGCAGCGCGTACACGTGCTGCGCGCCGACCCGCACGTCCGCGTACGACCCGGTCGCGGTGAGCCGGATCAGCTCGCCACTGGCCAGGTCGAGCCGCCAGATGGGTTGGTGGCCGCGCAGCGCGCTGGTGAAGTACACCGCCGTGCCGTCCGGGGCGACCACCGGGTGCTCGGCCTCCTCGGCGAAGTCCGGTGCCAGCTCGGTGATCGTGCCGTCCAGGTCGATCCGGACCAGGGCGTTGCGCCACGGCTGGTCCGGCGTCGAGTCGAACACCCGCACCGCGATCACGCCCGACGAGTCCGGCAGGAACGTGGCCTGGGCGAACGAGTGGTCCGCCAGGTCCGCCAGCACGCGGCCCGGTGAGCCGTCCGCCGGGCTCAGCCGCAGGCGCACCCGCGGGCCGTAGGCGGCGCTGACGTCGACCCGCTCGGTGTGCACGACCCACCGGCCGTCCGGGCTGATCACCGCCACGTCGTCCAGGCGCGCGTCGGCGTCGGGCGTGAGGTCGGTCAGGTCGGCGGCGGTGAGCCGGTCGCCGGTCAGCCGGCCGGTGAGCAGCCTCGGGTAGGCGGGGCCGAGGTCGGAGTCCCAGTACCGCACCGGGTACGACTCGTACAGGACCGCGGTCACGCCCGCGTCCTCGCGGGCCTTGCGGTGCGCCTCGTCCGAGTCGCCGAAGTCCGCGGCGGGGTGCGCGCCCGCGGTCAGCAGCAGCGTGCCCGCTTCGGCCGCCACCTCGACCCGGTCGACGCCGCCGACCGGGCGCAGCAGCTCGCGGGCCTCGCCGACCTCGGGCAGCAGCCACAGGGCGGTCTTGTCCTTCGCCTTGCCCTCGGCGGGCCTGCCCTGCTGGTCCGGCCGCGAGGACAGGAACAGCAGCGCGCCGTCCGGCGTGAACACCGGGTTCGACTCGCCCTTCGCGCCCCTGGTCAGCCGGCGCGCCGGGCGCTCGCCCACCGGGTCGACCTCCCACAGCGCGCCCTGCCACGTCTTGCCGTCCGGCGACAGCTCCGCGACGACCGTGACCAGGCGTGTGCCGTCCGGGGACAGCGCCAGCGACGCGAGCCGGGGCAGCGCCGCGAACGCCGACACGTCCGCGAAGTCGCCCGCCTGGATTGTGCCGCTCATCAGGCCTCCTGAGACCGGGACTGGGTGAACTCCCACGCGTCGCGCACGATGCCGGCCAGGTCGACCCGCTCCGGCTTCCAGCCGAGCTCGGTCCGGGCCCGCTCCGCGGACGCCACCAGCACCGCCGGGTCGCCCGAGCGGCGCGGTGACACCTCGGCCGGGACCGGGTGGCCGGTGACCTCGCGGCACGCCTCGATCACCTGCTTCACCGAGAAGCCGAAACCGTTGCCCAGGTTGTAGATCCGGTGCTCGCCGCCGGTGGCGTTCGCCAGTGCCTTCAGGTGCGCGTCGGCCAGGTCCACCACGTGGATGTAGTCGCGCACGCAGGTGCCGTCGTCGGTCGGGTAGTCGTCGCCGTACATGGCGACCTTCTCCCGCGTGCCGGACGCCACCTGGAGCACGATGGGGATCAAGTGGGTCTCCACGGCGTGCCGCTCGCCGTAGCGCCCGTACGCGCCCGCCACGTTGAAGTACCGCAGCGACACCGCGGCCAGCCCGTGGGCGGTCGCGTAGCCGGTGATCGCGTGGTCGATGGCGAGCTTCGTCGCGCCGTAGGTGTTGGTCGGCCGGGTCGGCGCGGTCTCCACGATCGGGACCTGGTCCGGCTCTCCGTACGTGGCCGCCGTGGACGAGAACACCAGGCGCGGCGTGCCGTGCTCGCGCATCGCGTCCAGCAGCCGCAGCGACGTGACCACGTTGCCCTGCCAGTACTTCGCGGGCGCCTGCTGGGACTCGCCGACCAGCGACTTGGCGGCGAAGTGCAGCACGCCGTCGAAGCCCTCGGCGAGCACCGGGCCGATCACGTCGTCGATGTCCTCCGCGATCAGCCGGGCGCCCTCGGGGACCGCGTCCGCGTGCCCGGTGGACAGGTCGTCGAGCACGACCACCTCGTGTCCGGTCTCGACCAGTCGAGCCGCGCACACGCTGCCGACGTACCCCGCACCGCCCGTGACGAGCAGCTTCACCGTGATCCCCGCTTCCTGTAGTGCCGTCAATGCTCCCGGCCCGCGCCCGCCGAGGGCACCGCCGGGAAGGTCCTTGGTGTCGCCCAATCGCGTTCCGCGTAGGCGGCGAGCACCCGCCGCACCACCGCGTCGTGCCGTTCGACGGGCACCAGCGCGATCGCCGACCCGCCGAACCCGCCGCCGACCATCCGGGCGCCCAGTGCGCCCTCGGCCAGCGCCGAGCCGACCGCCACGTCCAGTTCCGGCACCGACACCCGGTAGTCGTCGCGCAGGCTCTCGTGCGACGCGGTCAGCAGCGGCCCGAGGTCGGCGAGCGCGCCGGCACGCAGCGCGTCGACCGCGCGCAGCACCCGCTCGTCCTCCGTCACCACGTGCCGCACCAGCGGCCGCAGGTCCTCGGGCAGCCGGGCCAGCGCCTGGTCGAGCCGG is a window of Saccharothrix espanaensis DSM 44229 DNA encoding:
- a CDS encoding Xaa-Pro dipeptidyl-peptidase — protein: MKGVRRAAVLAALATLPLGLLPAVASAAPEGPVFKDGEAQPVFSATDVVKESVWVRAPVDSDRDGRDDEVYAEVVRQGATNRGLKVPVVFFNSPYFSDGNDVANHNVDVELYVPNRHGGYDRRDGSQLKAQADERINAAVGPNAGPITSARYESYFITRGFAMVYAESLGTGKSSGCPTSGGRNETIGSKSVIDWLNGRTTARDAAGKKVKATWTTGKVGMMGVSYNGTLPNAVASTGVRGLEAIVPIAAISSWYDYYRADGAVVAPGTYQGEDLDVLAEYVYTREDREICKPIIAEVAKKQDRVTGDYSAFWDERNYVKDAHKVRAAVLAVHGLSDWNVKTKHVAQWYEALRRNGVDHKIWLHQSGHTDPDTLRSVEWRRTINKWFSHYLYGLDNGIEKEPKSTIQREDRKTWTDEADWPAPGTSKAKLYPWAGGSAKGALKSSSVPGRPVVESLRDDSSKLAEDLVDLPSSGNRLSYATRASATPLRLSGTPRVELSVSFDQPAANVTALLIDRAPDGTSHVITRGWTDPQNRNGQSKSKPITPGRTYRIDVELQPQDYIVPAGHTVEFVLVSSDYDYTLRPKPGAGLSIDLTSTTVELPVVGGPAALRRSVG
- a CDS encoding M23 family metallopeptidase; this encodes MRRVLATVLVAPLIGLALTPGQAAAAPNFQLPFPCNQVWEGQTRTNHSPANSVDFNRANDDGDPVVASAAGTVTRVANEGSTSYGRWVEIDHGGGWRTRYAHLSAQRVTVGQSVRLGQSIGNVGTTGGSTGPHLHYEQRLNGVDQKAKFNGTLAYYWGSRSYTSRNSCSGVDGTVGTTSGAAVTIRSGPGTGYAAVGSVASGASVTIRCQAKGESITGKYGTTVWWDQIGSGYISDAYVYTGSDGQVAPSC
- a CDS encoding DUF4192 domain-containing protein, yielding MTTPTKPSHLRTPGDVIAALPYLLGFHPADSLVLLVLEGGSIAQTLRLDLPATRNDRRVADELALSLRGRPHTHAVAVVVGGGRGDPPELLPREHLVEELTASLGYVGVRVTCAAWSPATAKGSPWLSYHDLGDQGVVPDPATTTIAARAVAQGLVTHRDRETLAATLTPDPPEALSRRSALLDKAAAEAEIGETEDSATMVRHRTLVKAEVARARSRTNPLTDQEVADLAYALSDPWVRDASLADAISDHAEAAERLWIELTRASPTPERAEPAALLAFSAYIRGDGALALMAMDRAEEAMPGHRLTVLLRTALENGMPPSTVKGLAERAAAADWIPKPDPDPPLATPHPDTPDPPTP
- a CDS encoding S9 family peptidase, which translates into the protein MSGTIQAGDFADVSAFAALPRLASLALSPDGTRLVTVVAELSPDGKTWQGALWEVDPVGERPARRLTRGAKGESNPVFTPDGALLFLSSRPDQQGRPAEGKAKDKTALWLLPEVGEARELLRPVGGVDRVEVAAEAGTLLLTAGAHPAADFGDSDEAHRKAREDAGVTAVLYESYPVRYWDSDLGPAYPRLLTGRLTGDRLTAADLTDLTPDADARLDDVAVISPDGRWVVHTERVDVSAAYGPRVRLRLSPADGSPGRVLADLADHSFAQATFLPDSSGVIAVRVFDSTPDQPWRNALVRIDLDGTITELAPDFAEEAEHPVVAPDGTAVYFTSALRGHQPIWRLDLASGELIRLTATGSYADVRVGAQHVYALRNAVDQPAQPVRLDLATPEQEPVVLPAPGRVESLPGTLTEIETVVEDGRTVRAWLVLPTGCSADQPAPLLLWVHGGPVMSWNGWSWRWNPWLMAAKGYAVLLPDPALSTGYGPEFIAAGWGSWGAKPYTDLMAITDVAVHRDDIDDSRTAAMGGSFGGYMANWIATQTDRFRAIVTHASLWHLDAFTGTTDDSYYWIREMGDPLRQQERVRANSPHLRAADIKTPVLVIHGDKDYRVPIGEGQRLYFDLVRHGVQAKFLYYPTENHWVLTPGNAKVWYETIYSFLAEHVLDEPWRRPELL
- the galE gene encoding UDP-glucose 4-epimerase GalE — protein: MKLLVTGGAGYVGSVCAARLVETGHEVVVLDDLSTGHADAVPEGARLIAEDIDDVIGPVLAEGFDGVLHFAAKSLVGESQQAPAKYWQGNVVTSLRLLDAMREHGTPRLVFSSTAATYGEPDQVPIVETAPTRPTNTYGATKLAIDHAITGYATAHGLAAVSLRYFNVAGAYGRYGERHAVETHLIPIVLQVASGTREKVAMYGDDYPTDDGTCVRDYIHVVDLADAHLKALANATGGEHRIYNLGNGFGFSVKQVIEACREVTGHPVPAEVSPRRSGDPAVLVASAERARTELGWKPERVDLAGIVRDAWEFTQSRSQEA